From one Paenibacillus terrae HPL-003 genomic stretch:
- a CDS encoding LysR family transcriptional regulator, translated as MSVNMNHLEVFMKVAEKMNMTEAAKALFISQPAVSKALIQLENTLQIKLFIRDKQNGLVLTEVGKEMLSLARQMKEIEHKMVQLACQENKLLRGKVKIGSFPAASTNLLPEAICLFRSQYPEVTIELMEGNSNQIKQWVEDRTVEIGIVASPFDHYDVHILEHDSMVAIIPENHPLQAEHEVSLEQNRNDLIFCKGGHESAVLNTLHEQQIPFQESFTVQTAETLVHMVQKKLGIGIISKFTLSSVSHSLIVKEIIPEIRRDIGIIAHSFDEATPAAREFVKALSQLYRSNE; from the coding sequence ATGTCTGTGAATATGAATCATCTCGAAGTGTTTATGAAGGTTGCGGAGAAAATGAATATGACGGAGGCTGCCAAAGCGCTGTTTATTTCCCAGCCTGCGGTTAGCAAGGCTTTGATCCAGTTAGAAAATACCTTGCAGATAAAATTGTTTATTCGCGACAAGCAGAATGGACTTGTACTAACCGAAGTAGGAAAAGAAATGCTGAGTCTGGCCAGACAAATGAAGGAGATCGAACATAAAATGGTTCAGCTTGCGTGTCAGGAGAATAAGCTTTTGCGCGGTAAAGTGAAAATAGGCTCCTTCCCGGCGGCCTCTACGAACTTGCTTCCAGAAGCGATCTGCTTATTCCGCTCCCAATATCCCGAAGTCACCATTGAACTGATGGAAGGAAACTCGAATCAAATCAAACAATGGGTGGAGGATCGCACTGTTGAAATTGGAATAGTAGCTTCTCCTTTCGATCATTATGACGTCCATATTCTTGAACACGATTCCATGGTTGCCATCATACCGGAGAATCATCCATTGCAAGCAGAGCATGAAGTTTCTCTGGAACAGAACAGGAATGACCTTATCTTCTGTAAAGGAGGACATGAATCTGCTGTATTAAACACCTTGCATGAGCAGCAAATTCCTTTCCAGGAGAGTTTCACGGTCCAAACGGCTGAAACCTTAGTCCACATGGTCCAAAAAAAGCTGGGTATCGGCATTATATCGAAGTTTACGCTTTCCTCGGTGTCCCATTCACTCATCGTTAAAGAGATCATTCCCGAGATTAGGCGGGATATCGGAATTATCGCGCATTCTTTTGATGAAGCGACCCCGGCAGCCCGTGAGTTTGTGAAGGCATTGAGTCAGTTATATCGTTCGAATGAGTAA
- a CDS encoding S-layer homology domain-containing protein: MNMRKSAFAAMTTVSLLSFSFGGQMFAAGNQFKDLDSVNGKDKIISLQTQGLLKGVSDTQFLPASKVTAAQGIRLISGGFQLSLAAIDFNKAPQASGLFANVKDTAWYADAFVNAHYNGVEIPKDIVPSKTLTKEEFTHMLIQGMEKAGSLPMIKIAPVSIADDSKLEPSYQGSIQRSLIYKVNTLDASKKFNPKSEITRAEAAVMLYNALEYLKAHKA; the protein is encoded by the coding sequence ATGAACATGAGAAAAAGCGCATTCGCAGCCATGACCACAGTATCGCTTCTTTCCTTCTCTTTTGGAGGTCAAATGTTTGCGGCTGGCAATCAGTTCAAGGATTTGGACAGCGTAAACGGTAAAGACAAAATCATCTCCCTTCAAACTCAGGGTTTGCTCAAAGGGGTCTCTGATACGCAGTTTCTCCCCGCCTCTAAAGTAACTGCTGCCCAAGGCATTCGGTTGATTTCCGGCGGATTTCAACTCAGTTTGGCCGCTATTGACTTTAATAAGGCGCCACAGGCCAGTGGGCTGTTCGCAAATGTTAAGGATACCGCATGGTATGCCGATGCCTTTGTCAACGCGCATTATAATGGCGTAGAGATTCCCAAAGATATCGTTCCCTCAAAAACGCTGACCAAGGAAGAGTTCACCCATATGCTGATTCAGGGCATGGAAAAAGCAGGTAGCCTGCCGATGATCAAAATTGCCCCTGTGTCGATTGCCGATGATAGCAAGTTGGAGCCTTCGTATCAAGGCAGCATTCAGCGTTCGCTGATATACAAGGTCAATACCTTGGATGCAAGTAAAAAGTTTAATCCAAAAAGCGAGATTACACGTGCGGAAGCAGCCGTTATGTTGTATAACGCGCTAGAATATCTAAAAGCTCATAAGGCTTAA
- a CDS encoding NucA/NucB deoxyribonuclease domain-containing protein — MKKKLLSFITLVLLAVGVYWFEGGNLLTKTTGENPPSSGQVTLQFPSGRYPETAQHIKEAIRAGKSSICTIDREGAEQNRKHSLAGVPTRKGYDRDEWPMAMCSEGGKGANVKYIAPKDNRGAGSWVSHQLDEFEDGTRVKFVVK; from the coding sequence TTGAAGAAAAAGCTGTTAAGTTTTATAACTCTAGTGCTGCTAGCTGTTGGCGTGTATTGGTTTGAAGGTGGCAATCTTCTTACGAAAACGACAGGAGAGAACCCGCCTTCATCGGGTCAGGTTACGTTGCAATTTCCGTCAGGTCGTTATCCTGAAACGGCGCAGCATATCAAGGAAGCCATTCGGGCGGGGAAATCATCCATATGCACAATTGACCGTGAAGGAGCCGAGCAAAATCGTAAGCATTCGCTTGCAGGAGTTCCCACTCGTAAAGGATACGATCGTGACGAATGGCCGATGGCTATGTGCTCAGAAGGTGGAAAAGGTGCAAATGTCAAATACATAGCTCCTAAGGATAATCGTGGGGCAGGATCATGGGTCAGTCACCAACTGGATGAGTTTGAAGATGGAACTCGCGTAAAATTTGTCGTCAAATAA
- a CDS encoding sensor histidine kinase, whose product MLKFNFYTKIVSIVIVLLIPVLILYVYSNQTTTDVLRKELNQSNYNQLTFFQNQVNTNIEMISSWPHLLIHDPDVASFQAIFLKDKTLNLDGINLVKRIQTKLGLQESSSNWRTSLNIYSPSLGRVVSEKGAGFYDQKELKQMIKNGWQVSKKRVYGKDQFIFSLYTLSPFSSLGNPETANTIIKVEFDSSNIQDMLDRFKGDGRKEPFYYKKGVGVIYNRTANEELSGKLITELEKMGLHEVDNLTVKVGEESYLVHAVLSQTTGWYLIDYLPLSDMMSPIYTSNRLFYITVVGLLLVGFIGAYLLHSQVQVPILQLVRAFRRLKDGDYAVRLSPKGSHEFAFLSRQFNLMVGQIQELFEKVYVEKLHVKEARLKQLQSQINPHFFYNCFSFITSMAKLRNHEAVVAMAHNLSKYYRYTTRQERDLVPLSEEIEFVHYYLKIQQMRMPRLTFSIHVSSEANSLLIPLLIVQPLVENAVLHGIEPQAEDGIIRITTEQIGPYMCLIVDDNGLGLGREAITSLRLALDKPVEEEGGYGLWNVHQRMRLHFGEDAGLDFSLSPLGGLRAVLKWPLLAEEEQANSLIKLKPSSNSNMVKMEGPDGSDITGR is encoded by the coding sequence ATGTTAAAATTTAATTTTTATACGAAAATCGTCTCTATCGTTATCGTATTGCTTATTCCTGTGCTAATCCTGTATGTGTATTCGAACCAGACAACGACAGACGTGTTACGTAAGGAGCTGAATCAGTCTAATTATAATCAGTTGACTTTTTTTCAAAATCAGGTGAATACGAATATTGAAATGATATCCTCCTGGCCGCATCTGCTGATTCATGATCCTGACGTAGCCAGTTTTCAAGCGATTTTTTTAAAGGACAAGACTCTCAATCTGGACGGTATTAACCTTGTCAAACGGATCCAAACCAAGCTTGGACTTCAAGAAAGCTCATCTAATTGGAGAACGAGTCTGAATATTTATTCACCTTCGCTTGGACGTGTTGTATCAGAAAAAGGAGCCGGTTTTTATGATCAGAAAGAATTAAAGCAAATGATTAAAAACGGCTGGCAGGTATCTAAAAAAAGGGTGTACGGGAAGGATCAGTTTATATTTTCGTTGTATACATTATCCCCGTTTTCTTCACTTGGTAATCCGGAAACCGCTAACACGATTATTAAGGTCGAATTTGACAGCAGCAATATTCAGGACATGCTTGACCGTTTCAAAGGGGATGGACGGAAGGAACCTTTTTATTATAAAAAAGGTGTAGGAGTGATCTATAATCGTACTGCGAATGAAGAGCTGTCAGGCAAGCTGATTACGGAACTGGAGAAGATGGGGCTGCATGAAGTTGATAATCTGACCGTGAAAGTTGGAGAAGAGAGTTACCTTGTTCACGCCGTTCTTTCGCAAACGACGGGCTGGTATTTGATTGACTACTTGCCTTTGTCCGATATGATGTCTCCGATTTACACATCTAATCGACTATTTTATATAACCGTTGTTGGCTTGCTGCTGGTAGGCTTCATTGGTGCTTATCTGCTTCATTCACAGGTGCAAGTGCCGATTCTTCAGCTTGTGCGGGCATTTCGGAGATTAAAGGATGGGGACTATGCTGTCCGATTGAGTCCGAAGGGGAGTCATGAGTTTGCTTTCCTATCTCGTCAATTTAATTTGATGGTCGGACAGATTCAGGAGCTGTTTGAAAAGGTTTATGTTGAGAAGCTACATGTGAAGGAAGCGCGTCTAAAGCAGCTCCAGTCACAAATCAATCCACATTTTTTCTATAATTGTTTTTCTTTTATTACAAGTATGGCGAAGCTGCGTAATCATGAGGCGGTCGTGGCAATGGCTCATAATTTGTCCAAGTATTATCGATATACGACAAGACAGGAACGGGATTTGGTACCTTTATCGGAGGAAATCGAGTTTGTTCATTATTATTTGAAAATTCAGCAGATGCGTATGCCGCGGCTAACGTTTTCAATTCATGTTTCTTCAGAGGCCAATAGTCTGCTGATTCCGCTGCTTATAGTGCAACCACTAGTGGAAAATGCGGTGCTGCATGGGATAGAACCTCAAGCAGAGGATGGTATAATCCGTATTACAACGGAACAGATCGGCCCATATATGTGCTTAATTGTGGATGATAACGGACTCGGTTTGGGCAGGGAGGCTATAACATCCCTGAGATTAGCACTTGACAAGCCTGTAGAAGAGGAAGGCGGCTACGGCTTATGGAATGTGCATCAACGAATGCGATTACATTTTGGGGAAGACGCCGGACTGGACTTCTCGTTGTCACCTTTGGGAGGACTACGCGCGGTTTTAAAATGGCCGCTGTTAGCAGAAGAAGAGCAGGCGAATAGCTTGATCAAGCTCAAACCTTCGTCAAATTCGAATATGGTTAAAATGGAGGGACCTGATGGTTCAGATATTACTGGTAGATGA
- a CDS encoding uracil-DNA glycosylase, which translates to MFGNDWDEVLREEVEKPYFNELRYTLAREYKIHKVYPPKEDLFSALKLTPYHLTKAVILGQDPYHGEGQAHGLSFSVRPDVRTPPSLQNIYKELRDDIGTPIPNQGYLVPWAEQGVLLLNNVLTVREGQPQSHQGIGWERFTDAVIEAINEREQPAVFILWGSHAQKKASFVNTNKHLVLKSSHPSPLAAHRGFFGSKPFSQTNAFLLEHGMEPIRWEIPNR; encoded by the coding sequence ATGTTTGGTAATGATTGGGATGAAGTTTTACGAGAAGAGGTAGAAAAGCCTTATTTCAATGAATTGAGGTATACATTAGCACGCGAATACAAGATACATAAAGTCTACCCTCCAAAGGAAGATTTGTTTTCCGCACTCAAATTGACACCATATCATCTTACCAAAGCGGTTATATTGGGACAGGACCCCTATCATGGAGAGGGACAAGCCCACGGCTTGAGTTTTTCCGTAAGACCAGATGTGCGTACACCGCCGTCTCTGCAAAATATATATAAAGAGTTGCGTGATGATATCGGTACTCCCATTCCCAATCAGGGCTACCTTGTTCCTTGGGCAGAGCAGGGAGTGCTGCTGCTGAACAATGTGCTGACCGTGCGTGAAGGACAACCACAATCTCATCAGGGAATAGGCTGGGAACGTTTCACGGATGCCGTTATTGAGGCGATTAATGAACGTGAGCAGCCGGCAGTGTTCATTTTGTGGGGAAGCCATGCCCAGAAAAAAGCAAGCTTCGTGAATACGAACAAGCATTTGGTGTTGAAATCAAGCCATCCTAGTCCTTTGGCGGCTCATAGGGGCTTTTTCGGCAGCAAGCCTTTTTCGCAAACCAATGCATTTTTGCTGGAGCATGGAATGGAACCGATTCGGTGGGAGATCCCTAACCGCTAG